The Impatiens glandulifera chromosome 8, dImpGla2.1, whole genome shotgun sequence genome includes a window with the following:
- the LOC124913077 gene encoding uncharacterized protein LOC124913077, producing MSSTTFATFPMIISSSSAGSNHRKSNQNRNKAPSSSTTSSRWWFPLFGWTAAADPSNKINNEESVGSDSEAADLSGSRFPPLGCFTEKKAKQLRRKTVEIASFHDVMYHSAIASRLASDSSDL from the coding sequence ATGTCTAGCACAACATTTGCTACATTTCCAATGATCATCTCATCCTCCTCCGCTGGCTCTAACCATAGAAAGTCCAATCAAAACCGCAACAAGGCACCGTCCTCCTCCACCACCTCAAGCCGCTGGTGGTTCCCGCTCTTCGGATGGACAGCAGCTGCGGATCCTAGCAACAAGATTAATAATGAAGAATCGGTTGGAAGTGATTCTGAAGCTGCAGATCTGTCCGGATCTCGCTTTCCCCCACTTGGATGCTTTACTGAAAAGAAGGCGAAACAACTGCGAAGGAAGACCGTGGAGATTGCTTCGTTTCATGATGTAATGTATCATTCTGCAATCGCATCTCGCCTTGCTTCTGACTCATCTGATCTATaa